A window of Polaromonas hydrogenivorans contains these coding sequences:
- a CDS encoding branched-chain amino acid ABC transporter permease, protein MLYNEAGQFSISYAGERRLFRLRQDRCALALLLAFAFVVVPFVGNDYWFSAILIPFLVLSLAGLGLNLLTGYAGQLSLGSAAFMAVGAFAAYNFGLRLPGLPLLASLFLGGVTAALVAVVFGLPSLRIKGFYLIVSTLAAQFFVSWALTKFGWFSNDNASGVISAPPLTIFGADFSSPVGRYLLTLGVVAALFWLGKNLVRSELGRNWMAVRDMDTAAAVIGIPLLKTKLLAFALSGFFLGIAGSLWAFTYLGTVEPHGFDLNRSFQVLFIIILGGLGSILGNFLGAAFMVLFPLLLSNLAGALPVGLIDPGQLENLQKFIFGALIIAFLIKEPEGLARLWQRCRERARLWPLRY, encoded by the coding sequence ATGCTCTACAACGAAGCCGGCCAGTTCAGCATTTCCTACGCGGGCGAGAGGCGCCTGTTCCGCCTGCGCCAGGACCGCTGCGCGCTGGCGCTGCTGCTGGCTTTTGCCTTTGTCGTCGTGCCTTTCGTGGGCAACGACTACTGGTTCAGCGCCATCCTGATTCCCTTTCTGGTGCTGTCGCTGGCCGGACTCGGCCTGAACCTGCTGACGGGTTACGCGGGGCAACTCTCGCTGGGCTCGGCGGCCTTCATGGCGGTGGGTGCGTTTGCCGCCTACAACTTCGGTCTGCGCCTGCCCGGCCTGCCGCTGCTCGCCAGCCTGTTTCTGGGCGGCGTGACGGCGGCGCTGGTGGCCGTGGTGTTTGGCCTGCCCAGCCTGCGCATCAAGGGCTTTTATTTGATCGTCTCCACGCTGGCGGCGCAGTTCTTCGTGTCGTGGGCGCTGACGAAATTCGGCTGGTTTTCCAACGACAACGCTTCGGGCGTCATCAGCGCGCCGCCGCTGACCATTTTCGGCGCCGATTTCAGCTCGCCAGTCGGGCGCTACCTGCTGACCTTGGGCGTCGTGGCGGCGCTGTTCTGGCTGGGCAAGAACCTGGTGCGCAGCGAGCTGGGCCGCAACTGGATGGCGGTGCGTGACATGGACACGGCCGCCGCGGTCATCGGCATCCCGCTGCTCAAGACCAAGCTGCTGGCGTTTGCGCTGAGCGGCTTTTTTCTGGGCATTGCCGGTTCGCTTTGGGCCTTCACCTACCTGGGCACGGTGGAGCCGCACGGGTTCGATTTGAACCGCTCTTTCCAGGTGCTGTTCATCATCATTCTCGGCGGGCTGGGAAGCATCCTGGGTAACTTTCTGGGCGCCGCCTTCATGGTGCTGTTTCCGCTGCTGCTGTCGAACCTGGCCGGTGCGCTGCCCGTGGGCCTCATCGATCCGGGCCAGCTGGAGAACTTGCAGAAGTTCATTTTTGGCGCGCTGATCATCGCCTTCCTCATCAAGGAGCCCGAAGGGCTGGCGCGCCTGTGGCAGCGTTGTCGGGAGCGCGCCCGCCTGTGGCCGCTGCGCTACTGA
- a CDS encoding branched-chain amino acid ABC transporter permease, with product MEFFFEVLIGGLLAGVMYSLVAIGFVLIYKASGVFNFAQGAMVLFAALTFVSLHERGMPFWLAFAVTLAAMVAIALLVERLVLRPLVNRSPITLFMATLGLSYMIEGAAQALWGAQVHGLELGISDEPLALGGVLLSQFDLFAAGTAAVLVTALSLLFSKTRIGLSLRAVADDPLAALAVGIRLQRIWAVVWAVAGFVGLVAGLLWGARLGVQFSLSLVVLKALPVLIIGGFSSIGGAIVGGLIIGASEKLAEIYLGPVIGGGLENWFPYVLALLFLLVRPAGLFGERAIERV from the coding sequence AATTTTTCTTTGAAGTGCTGATTGGCGGCTTGCTGGCGGGGGTGATGTACTCGCTCGTGGCCATCGGCTTTGTGCTGATTTACAAGGCTTCGGGCGTGTTCAATTTCGCTCAAGGGGCTATGGTGCTGTTTGCGGCGCTGACCTTTGTCAGTCTGCACGAGCGCGGCATGCCGTTCTGGCTGGCGTTCGCGGTCACGCTGGCGGCGATGGTGGCGATAGCCCTGCTGGTCGAGCGCCTGGTGTTGCGCCCGCTGGTCAACCGCTCGCCCATCACCCTGTTCATGGCGACGCTGGGCCTGTCCTACATGATCGAGGGCGCGGCCCAAGCCTTGTGGGGCGCGCAGGTCCACGGGCTGGAGCTGGGCATCAGCGACGAGCCGCTGGCGCTGGGCGGCGTGCTGCTGTCGCAGTTTGACTTGTTCGCGGCGGGCACGGCGGCGGTGCTGGTCACGGCGCTGTCGCTGCTGTTCAGCAAGACGCGCATCGGCCTGTCGCTGCGCGCCGTGGCCGACGACCCGCTGGCCGCGCTGGCGGTCGGCATTCGCCTGCAGCGCATCTGGGCGGTCGTGTGGGCGGTGGCCGGTTTTGTCGGGCTGGTGGCCGGGCTGCTCTGGGGCGCGCGGCTGGGCGTGCAGTTTTCGCTCTCGCTGGTGGTGCTCAAGGCACTGCCGGTGCTCATCATCGGCGGCTTCTCGTCCATCGGCGGGGCCATCGTCGGCGGCCTGATCATCGGCGCGTCGGAAAAGCTGGCCGAAATCTACCTTGGCCCGGTCATCGGTGGCGGCCTGGAGAACTGGTTTCCCTATGTGCTGGCGCTGCTGTTTTTGCTGGTGCGCCCGGCGGGCCTCTTTGGCGAACGCGCCATCGAGCGGGTCTGA